Within the Rhizobium grahamii genome, the region GCAGCTTGATCCGCATTCGTGCTGGATGTTGGGACGCTCGCTGGAAACGCTGCAGATCCGCATGGAGCGGGCAAACAGCAACGCTCAGGCAGTGGCGGATTTCCTGCGCGACCATCCCAAGGTCGAGAAGATCCATTACCTGCCGTATCACAAGCCGGATTCGCCGCTTGGCCGGACGTTTGCGGCGCAATGCACGGGCGCCGGATCGACCTTTTCGTTCGATATCGCGGGTGGCCAGCCAGCCTCCTTCCGCTTCCTGAACGCCCTGCAGATCTTCAAACTGGCCGTCAGCCTCGGGGGCACGGAATCGCTGGCAAGCCATCCCGCCACCATGACGCATTCGGGCGTGCCGGCTGACGTCCGTCAGCGGATTGGCGTTCTGGAGTCGACCATCCGGCTGTCGATCGGCATCGAGCATCCAGATGATCTCGTTGCCGATCTTGCGCAGGCTCTGGACGCCGCCTGAGGGCGGCGGCTGTTATGCAGCCGCCGTTTCGCGGACGTCGTCGAGCAGGAAATGAAGGACGACGTACTTCGTCGTGTAATGCCGTCCGCTGTCGGAGACGCGCTCCTCGCCGCCGCCGTCGGCCGGATGCCAGCGATGATAGTGCGGATTTGTCGTGATCAGCGTGATCGCTTCGCCCAGATGCTTGCCGCTGAGCCGGTAACGCATTTCCGCCAGGGGCCAGATGCGTTCGTAGTCCTCGGTCGGGATGCGCACCTTGAGCGCCTTGCGGCTGACAGCCTCGCTGCGCGAGCCGTCATCGTGAACCACCGCGGGCAGATCGATGGTCACCTCTTCCGCACCGTCGAGAATGGAGTTGAACTCTTCAGGCCACGTCCGTCTCATGAAATCGCTCCTCCTAAGCTTTTTCGTCGGTTAGCCAGCAAAATCTAGCGTGGATTACGCACGATGCAAATCCGGAGATCGATCATTCAGTGATGATTTTCGTATCGTATTGAAAAATATATATAAATCGTTTCTCGTTGTCGAGTTGAAGTTCTGCGATGGCTTGGACAATGCCGCTTTCGAGCGATGGCAATTTTGACTATTGCTGCCAGTTGACGGCGACGTATGTGCCCGTGGGCTTGTCGTCACGGCCGTAGGTGACGGTGGCGCCGAGCGTGATCGACATCGCGTTGATCAGGCGAGTACCGAGCCCGGTGCCTTTCGGCCCGTTTGTGCTATCATAGCCGATGCCGTCGTCTTCCACTGACAGCGTGGCATTGCCGTTTTGGGTCTGGAGCTTGATGCGAACTTCGCCGCTACCACCGGGGTAGGCGTATTTCATCGCGTTGGTGACCAGTTCGATCAGGATGACACCAAGTGCCACTGCCTTGTCGGCGGTGGTGGAGAGCCGACACAGATCGGTCGACAGAGTCGTCCCCCGGGCAGCGGCATTCGTGCCCTGCAGTTCCGCGAGCAGCGGGCCGAGATAGACGTCCAGCTGCACCTCGCCGACATTCTCAGAGGTGTAAAGGCTGCGGTGCACGCCGGCGATCGCGGTGATGCGGTTCTGAGTCTCGTTAAGCGCCGTCTTTGTCTCCTCGCTGTCGGCAATCTGCATCTGCATGCGGATCATCGCCGAAACCAGCGACAGGCTGTTGGCGATGCGGTGGTTCATTTCCGCCAGCAGCAATTCCGCCCGTTCCTTGGCGAGAATGAGCTGCCGGTCGGCTTCTTCCTTCTCCCGGCGGAGCCGTGCATTTTCCAGCGCCTGTTCGAGCGCGCTGGTGAGGAGGGGGAAGAAGTCGTCGGTCGCTGTCTTGACCACGTAATCTGCCGCGCCACCCTTCAGCGCCCGGATCGCCACATCCGCATCGCTCGATCCGGTGACGTAGAGCACCGGCGTCATCTTGCCCCGTTCGGCAATCGCCTCGAGGAAGTTCAGGCCGGTCTGGTTCTCGAAGTAGTGGTCGAGAACCACGGCTTCGAATTCCTCCGCCGCAAAAAGTTCAAGGCCGGTTTCGATCGAGGGGGCATGAATGACTTCGAAGTCGCTGCGCGCAAGAACCCGCGTGGCGAGGCGGGCGAGGGCTGGATCATCATCAACGTAAAGGATGCGCACAGATTTTGGCTACTCTTTATGGGACCTGAATAACGGAGAAGAAAAGGCCGAGGTTGCGGATGGCGTTGGAGAAACCATCGTAGTCAACAGGCTTGGTGATATAGACGTTGGCGCCGAGATCATAGCACTTCTGGATTTCCCGCTCGTCGTCGGTCGTTGTCAGCACGACGACAGGCAGGCGGCGTGTATGCTCGTTGCTCTTGATCTTCTCCAGAATATCGATACCCGACATGTCAGGCAGATTGAGGTCGAGCAGCACGAGGAGATACCGATCCTTGCTGACGACACCATCACGGTTCGGGCCGAGGATATAGTCGAGCGCGCTCTTGCCGAGAGTGAAGGGCACGATTTCGTTGTGCACGCCGGCGCGGCGCACGTTCTTTTCGATGAGACGGGCATGCCCCTCGTCATCCTCGATCATCACAATCGTGACTTCCTGACCCGTGGCTTTCATGGTTCCATACTCCGGACAATTTTCGTGAGGTCGGATGGCAGCGTCAGAATGAAGGTACTGCCTTGGCCGAGTTCGGATTCGACCGTAATGTCTCCGCCCAAATTTCGTATTAACGAGCGCACATGTGCAAGGCCTATACCTTCACCGCGCTGATCCTGCTCTCCGGCCCGGCGAAACAGCTCGAACACGCGTTCGAGGTCCTGAGGCCCGATGCCACGGCCGTTGTCCTTGAAGTCGATCCGCACGCGGCCCGGTCCATCAGGACGAGCATCGACCTCGAGCGCCAGAGGCCGGCCCTGCATCTGGTACTTCACAGCGTTATCCAAAAGATTGCCGAAAATCTGTTCAAGCGAGAAACGATCGGTGACAACAGGGCTCGTGCGGACGCGAATGTCCACGCTGCCGCCGGATTCCGACAGTTGGTGATGAACGTTGGCGGCTGCAGTCTCCAGCAGAGACTTCAGATCGATCCGATCCGGCTGCAGCTTCCTGCGCCCGTCGCGGGAGATCTTCAGGATGGCGTTGATCAGCGAATCCATCTTCCGCGTGGAGGAGCGAATGAAACCGAGCGCCTCGGGCAGGTCCTCTTCGACCGCCAGCCGTGCTTCCCGGATTTGCTCTTCCGTGGGTGTTTTGTCGTCGGCGAGAATGTATGTCGAAACCGACTTCATCGCCGTGTCGAGTTCGCTGAGGAAACCCATGATGTTGACAAGCGGTGCGCGCAGGTCGTGCGTGACGATGTAGGCGAAACGCTGGATTTCCTGATTGGCGCGGATGACTTCCTCCGTGCGTTCGCGAACGCGCGATTCAAGGCCGACGTTGAGGAATTCGACTTCATCGGTCGCCGTCTGCAGGTCGCGCACGTGCTGGACGATGATCAGGATTGCGCCGCCGAGCACAATCAGGATGGCGATCGCGCCGCCGACGGTCACCCATTGCAGATTGCTGGCGGCCGAGAGCTGGGCCTGCACGAGCACCCGCAACCGGTCGTCGGTTTGCTCAAGGTAACCGCCGATGATCGAGCGCACCTTGTCCATGTATTCTCGGCCGGCATCGTCGCGTACGATGGCGATCGCGTCGGTAAGCTTGCCTTCCTTTGCAAGCGCAACGGTGGTCGAGAGCTCGTGCAGCTTGCCTTCAATGGCGGTGTTCAGCGCATCGAGTTGCGACGCGTAGCCAGGTAGCGGCGAAAGGTTGTCAACCAAAGCCTTCCTGCGTTCGGGCAGATCCTTCAGAGCCTTGTCGTATGGCGCGAGATAGCTGAGGTCGTTCGATAGCAGATAGCCGCGCTGGCCGGTTTCGGCGTCCTGCACTGTTGTCAGGAGACCCACGATCGAGCTGCGAACACGGCGCAGCGAGGCCGTCTCCTCGGAGTAATTGTTGTTGGCGCGTACGAGCCAGATGGATGAGCCGACAATGCCGAGGAGAATAAGCACTCCAATGGCAAGCATGATCAGACTGGAACGATAGAAGGCGGCTGTGGAAGTCATCAGGCGTCCGCAATTTCGGTGGGTGCTTACTTCTATACACCGGCATTCGATAAAGATAGCGCCCTTATAGTATGTCATTTTAACAATATGTCCCGCGGCGGCAGGCGCCGCTACGGGAGTGTTGTCTCTTCAACCGTAGGCCTCCGTCAGCTTGGCGATGTCGAGCTTGACCATCGTCATCATCACTTCCGTGACGCGCTTTGCGCGCTCCAGATCCCGACTGGCGATCATGTCGGACAGCACCCGCGGCACGATCTGCCAGCAGAGGCCCCATCGGTCCCGAAGCCAGCCGCATTGCTCCTCCACGCCGCCATTCTGCAGGAAGGCGCTCCATATCCCGTCGATCTCGTCCTGCGTTTCGCATTCGACCGAGATCGAGAAGGCGTGATTGAAGGCATCGAGAGGTCCGGCCTGCATCGCCACGAAATCCTGGTGTCCGAGGTTGAACTCGACGACGATGACGCTGCCCAGAGGGCCGCTCGGCGTTTCGACCGGAAGCACGGTTGTACGTCCCACCGACGAATTCGGAATTGTAGCCACATAGAATTCGACGGCTTGCTTTACATCTTTTTCGAACCACAGGTTCGACGTGACCTTGAGCATGATTTGTCCTCCTCGTTGCTCTTCGGCGAAATGTCCGAACAGCACAAGGACGGTATGGCGCGGCTCGATCCGACAGTGCGGCGGATCATTTCTGCAAATTCGGATGCATCAAACATTTGACGTTTACGCAAACGTCAATATTTTGTAAGAGACTCTCATATGCCGGTCTCGTCCGGCGTGCCGAATTGGAGGAATTCGAACGATGCCAGTCTACAAGGCCCCGGTTAACGACACGCTCTTCGTGCTGAACGACGTGCTCGGCCTGGAACGCTACAACAATCTCCCGGGGTTTGCGGACGCCACGCCTGACATGATCGAGGCGATTTTGAGCGAGGCTGCGAAGGTCGCCGAGGAAGCGCTCTTCCCGCTCAACTATTCCGGTGATCAGCAAGGTTGCGTGCGCCACGAAGACGGATCGGTTTCCGTGCCTGACGGTTTCAAGGGCGGCTACGACGCCTATTGCCAGGGCGGGTGGATCGGGCTTGCCGTTCCCGAGGAATTCGGCGGACAGGGCCTCCCTTACGCACTGCATGCGGCTGTCGGCGAATATACCTCCGCTGCCAACATGTCGCTGATGATGTATCCCGGGCTCACCCAGGGTGCGATCGCGGCGATCCTCGTTCATGGCTCGGACGAGCAGAAGCACACCTATCTGCCGAAGATGGTCTCCGGCGAATGGTCCGGCACGATGAACCTCACCGAGCCGCATTGCGGCACCGATCTCGGCCTGCTGCGTACAAAGGCGGTGCCGCAGGCAGACGGCAGCTACAAACTATCAGGCCAGAAGATCTTCATTTCCGCCGGCGAGCACGACATG harbors:
- a CDS encoding sensor histidine kinase, with product MRILYVDDDPALARLATRVLARSDFEVIHAPSIETGLELFAAEEFEAVVLDHYFENQTGLNFLEAIAERGKMTPVLYVTGSSDADVAIRALKGGAADYVVKTATDDFFPLLTSALEQALENARLRREKEEADRQLILAKERAELLLAEMNHRIANSLSLVSAMIRMQMQIADSEETKTALNETQNRITAIAGVHRSLYTSENVGEVQLDVYLGPLLAELQGTNAAARGTTLSTDLCRLSTTADKAVALGVILIELVTNAMKYAYPGGSGEVRIKLQTQNGNATLSVEDDGIGYDSTNGPKGTGLGTRLINAMSITLGATVTYGRDDKPTGTYVAVNWQQ
- a CDS encoding response regulator produces the protein MKATGQEVTIVMIEDDEGHARLIEKNVRRAGVHNEIVPFTLGKSALDYILGPNRDGVVSKDRYLLVLLDLNLPDMSGIDILEKIKSNEHTRRLPVVVLTTTDDEREIQKCYDLGANVYITKPVDYDGFSNAIRNLGLFFSVIQVP
- a CDS encoding sensor histidine kinase translates to MTSTAAFYRSSLIMLAIGVLILLGIVGSSIWLVRANNNYSEETASLRRVRSSIVGLLTTVQDAETGQRGYLLSNDLSYLAPYDKALKDLPERRKALVDNLSPLPGYASQLDALNTAIEGKLHELSTTVALAKEGKLTDAIAIVRDDAGREYMDKVRSIIGGYLEQTDDRLRVLVQAQLSAASNLQWVTVGGAIAILIVLGGAILIIVQHVRDLQTATDEVEFLNVGLESRVRERTEEVIRANQEIQRFAYIVTHDLRAPLVNIMGFLSELDTAMKSVSTYILADDKTPTEEQIREARLAVEEDLPEALGFIRSSTRKMDSLINAILKISRDGRRKLQPDRIDLKSLLETAAANVHHQLSESGGSVDIRVRTSPVVTDRFSLEQIFGNLLDNAVKYQMQGRPLALEVDARPDGPGRVRIDFKDNGRGIGPQDLERVFELFRRAGEQDQRGEGIGLAHVRSLIRNLGGDITVESELGQGSTFILTLPSDLTKIVRSMEP
- a CDS encoding VOC family protein, with the translated sequence MLKVTSNLWFEKDVKQAVEFYVATIPNSSVGRTTVLPVETPSGPLGSVIVVEFNLGHQDFVAMQAGPLDAFNHAFSISVECETQDEIDGIWSAFLQNGGVEEQCGWLRDRWGLCWQIVPRVLSDMIASRDLERAKRVTEVMMTMVKLDIAKLTEAYG